A stretch of DNA from Desulfosarcina ovata subsp. ovata:
CACTCTATTTCACGACAGGGTTGAAAAACACGATTGCGGCAGAAGCCATCCGCAAAGCCGCCCACCGGCTTGGAAAGCCCCATTTTGTTGTTGCGTTGCCCCATGGCCATATCAGTGCCTTTACCGCATCCCGGGAAATCGCCGAGTGGGTGGTCGAACAACGGATCAAGACCCTGCATGTGGATGGTGATGGGCGATCGGCTGATTTTTGCGCCAAAGTGGGCGGTATCCTGGAAGCCGCTTTTTTTCTGGCCATGATGGGAACCGGCATCTCGTCGCCGCTTGCATCAATGATCGAAAATGAACGCATACCAATGCCGATCGTACCACCACGAACCCTGGACGCGGCCTTGGATCACCTTGAACGAACACTGTCCCTGAAGGACAAAACCACAATCGCCAATATGGTTGCCAGTGAGTTGGTATCCCTGCATTTTACCCTTGGGGATTATATCAATCGCCATTTTGGTCTCTATTCTGGTGATAGTGAACTGCTGACCGA
This window harbors:
- a CDS encoding YpsA SLOG family protein, which translates into the protein MIEKIIADGQPGAGAAALDIAIKVGLAHGGWCLESDAIDARFALTPLVDGTAALILEKAVDAADGSLYFTTGLKNTIAAEAIRKAAHRLGKPHFVVALPHGHISAFTASREIAEWVVEQRIKTLHVDGDGRSADFCAKVGGILEAAFFLAMMGTGISSPLASMIENERIPMPIVPPRTLDAALDHLERTLSLKDKTTIANMVASELVSLHFTLGDYINRHFGLYSGDSELLTDCQRRSGRWTLAPEDAVAVIVRFLWERFRENYRIRIIK